A genomic segment from Diceros bicornis minor isolate mBicDic1 chromosome 5, mDicBic1.mat.cur, whole genome shotgun sequence encodes:
- the OAZ2 gene encoding LOW QUALITY PROTEIN: ornithine decarboxylase antizyme 2 (The sequence of the model RefSeq protein was modified relative to this genomic sequence to represent the inferred CDS: deleted 1 base in 1 codon), with protein sequence MINTQDSSILPLSNCPQLQCCRHIVPGPLWCSDAPHPLSKIPGGRGGSRDPSLSALIYKDEKLTVTQDLPVNDGKPHIVHFQYEVTEVKVSSWDAVLSSQSLFIEIPDGLLADGSKEGLLALLEFAEEKMKVNYVFICFRKGREDRAPLLKTFSFLGFEIVRPGHPCVPSRPDVMFMVYSLDQNLSDED encoded by the exons ATGATAAACACCCAGGACAG TAGTATTTTGCCTTTGAGTAACTGTCCCCAGCTCCAGTGCTGCAGGCACATTGTTCCGGGGCCTCTGTGGTGCTCC GATGCCCCTCACCCACTGTCGAAGATCCCCGGTGGGCGAGGGGGCAGCAGGGATCCTTCTCTCTCAGCTCTAATATATAAG GACGAGAAGCTCACTGTGACCCAGGACCTCCCTGTGAACGATGGAAAACCTCACATCGTCCACTTCCAGTATGAGGTCACTGAAGTGAAGGTCTCTTCCTGGGATGCAGTCCTGTCCAGCCAGAGCCTGTTTATAGAAATCCCAGATGGATTATTAGCTGATGGGAGCAAAGAAGG ATTGTTAGCACTGCTAGAGTTTGCTGAAGAGAAGATGAAAGTGAACTACGTCTTCATCTGCTTCAGGAAGGGCCGGGAAGACAGAG CTCCACTCCTGAAGACCTTCAGCTTCTTGGGCTTTGAGATTGTGCGTCCAGGCCATCCCTGTGTCCCCTCTCGGCCAGATGTGATGTTCATGGTTTATTCCCTGGACCAGAACTTGTCCGATGAGGACTAA